A window of the Paraburkholderia sp. ZP32-5 genome harbors these coding sequences:
- a CDS encoding glycosyltransferase — MAAVLFVLSGVSLLIWCVLLFARGGFWRARPAAPLSVAPRAEWPAVAAVVPARNEVDVIAEAVTSLLQQDYRGAFHVIVVDDHSTDGTADAARAAALQLQCPERLTVLTAKPLPPGWSGKVWAQSQGIEAVRTQGLPADYLLLTDADIGHPTDALTQLVVRADAEKRDLVSLMVRLRCDSFWEKALIPAFVFFFAKLYPFAWVNNPRNRTAAAAGGCMLVRRVALEEAGGIESIRAELIDDCSLAARIKHRGDGRHPIRLDVAARSVSLRPYDSWREIWNMIARTAFTQLRYSPLLLAGTLVGMAIIYLLPPVAALVLGPLGWPAWFAWAAMCCAYAPMLVYYRRSPLWAPFLPLVALFYVGATFASAVRYWRGKGGQWKARVQAPVQER; from the coding sequence ATGGCGGCGGTTCTGTTTGTTCTTTCGGGTGTTTCCCTGCTGATCTGGTGCGTGCTGCTGTTCGCGCGCGGCGGCTTCTGGCGCGCGCGCCCCGCCGCCCCGCTGAGCGTTGCGCCGCGCGCCGAGTGGCCGGCCGTCGCGGCCGTGGTGCCGGCGCGCAATGAGGTCGACGTGATTGCCGAGGCGGTCACGTCGTTGCTGCAGCAGGATTATCGCGGCGCGTTCCACGTGATCGTCGTCGACGATCACAGTACGGACGGCACCGCCGATGCCGCGCGAGCCGCCGCATTGCAACTGCAATGTCCGGAACGCCTGACCGTGCTCACCGCGAAACCGTTGCCGCCGGGCTGGTCCGGCAAGGTGTGGGCGCAATCGCAGGGTATCGAGGCGGTGCGCACGCAGGGTCTGCCGGCCGATTACCTGTTGCTGACCGACGCCGACATCGGCCATCCCACCGATGCGCTCACGCAACTGGTCGTGCGCGCGGATGCCGAAAAGCGCGACCTGGTCTCGCTGATGGTGCGACTGCGCTGCGATTCGTTCTGGGAAAAGGCGCTGATTCCGGCCTTCGTGTTCTTCTTCGCGAAGCTGTATCCGTTCGCGTGGGTCAACAATCCGCGCAACCGCACCGCGGCGGCCGCCGGGGGCTGCATGCTGGTTCGGCGCGTGGCGCTGGAAGAAGCGGGCGGCATCGAGTCGATCCGCGCCGAGCTGATCGACGATTGCAGTCTTGCCGCGCGCATCAAGCATCGCGGCGACGGGCGTCATCCGATCCGGCTCGACGTCGCGGCCAGAAGCGTTTCGCTGCGTCCTTACGATAGCTGGCGCGAGATCTGGAACATGATCGCGCGCACCGCGTTCACCCAGCTGCGCTATTCGCCGCTGCTGCTCGCGGGCACGCTCGTCGGCATGGCGATCATCTATCTGCTGCCCCCCGTCGCCGCGCTCGTGCTCGGCCCGCTCGGCTGGCCCGCATGGTTCGCGTGGGCGGCAATGTGCTGCGCTTATGCGCCGATGCTCGTCTACTATCGCCGCTCGCCGCTGTGGGCGCCGTTTCTGCCGCTCGTCGCGCTGTTCTATGTCGGCGCGACGTTTGCCTCGGCGGTGCGCTACTGGCGCGGCAAGGGCGGTCAGTGGAAGGCGCGCGTGCAGGCGCCGGTGCAGGAGCGTTGA
- the hpnA gene encoding hopanoid-associated sugar epimerase codes for MTEQNRDLVLVTGASGFVGSSVARIAQSKGFNVRVLVRATSPRKNVEALDAEIVVGDMRDEASMRNALRGVRYLLHVAADYRLWAPDPSEIERSNLEGTEATMRAALKEGVERIVYTSSVATLKVTSSGQSADETSPLTAAQAIGVYKRSKVLAERAVERMIAEDGLPAVIVNPSTPIGPRDVKPTPTGRIILEAALGKIPAFVDTGLNLVHVEDVAAGHFLALERGKIGERYILGGENLPLQQMLADIAALTGRKAPTLSLPRWPLYPLAMGAEAVAKFTKREPFVTVDGLKMSKNKMYFTSAKAQRELGYRARPYREGLADALEWFRQAGYLKS; via the coding sequence ATGACCGAACAGAATCGCGATCTCGTGCTCGTGACCGGCGCGTCCGGCTTCGTCGGCTCGTCGGTGGCACGCATCGCGCAAAGCAAGGGCTTCAACGTGCGCGTGCTGGTGCGCGCGACGAGTCCGCGCAAAAACGTCGAAGCGCTCGATGCGGAAATCGTGGTTGGCGACATGCGCGACGAAGCGTCGATGCGCAACGCGCTGCGTGGCGTGCGCTATCTGCTGCACGTGGCCGCCGATTACCGGCTGTGGGCACCGGACCCGAGCGAGATCGAGCGCTCGAATCTCGAAGGCACCGAGGCAACGATGCGCGCGGCGTTGAAGGAAGGCGTCGAGCGCATCGTCTACACGAGCAGCGTCGCGACGCTGAAAGTGACCAGCTCCGGCCAGTCCGCCGACGAAACCTCGCCGCTCACCGCAGCGCAGGCGATCGGCGTGTACAAGCGCAGCAAGGTGCTCGCCGAGCGCGCGGTCGAACGGATGATCGCCGAGGATGGTCTGCCCGCGGTGATCGTCAATCCGTCCACGCCGATCGGTCCGCGCGACGTCAAGCCGACGCCGACCGGCCGCATCATCCTCGAGGCGGCGCTCGGCAAGATTCCGGCATTCGTCGATACGGGCCTGAACCTCGTACACGTCGAGGATGTCGCCGCCGGCCATTTCCTCGCGCTCGAACGCGGCAAGATCGGCGAGCGCTATATCTTGGGCGGTGAAAATCTGCCGCTGCAGCAGATGCTCGCGGATATCGCCGCGCTGACCGGCCGCAAGGCACCGACGCTGAGCCTGCCGCGCTGGCCGCTGTATCCGCTCGCGATGGGCGCGGAGGCGGTCGCCAAATTCACGAAGCGCGAACCGTTCGTCACGGTCGACGGATTGAAGATGTCGAAGAACAAGATGTATTTCACGTCGGCGAAGGCGCAGCGCGAGCTTGGCTATCGCGCGCGGCCTTATCGCGAGGGGCTGGCGGATGCGCTCGAGTGGTTTCGTCAGGCGGGCTATTTGAAGAGCTGA
- a CDS encoding acylphosphatase → MAPDLDERIETYYVRVRGMVQGVGFRHATVRQAHALGIKGWVANLDDGSVEAMLQGPANQIDRMLSWLRHGPPAARVTDVSGEERLSDKRYERFEQH, encoded by the coding sequence ATGGCCCCGGATCTGGACGAGCGCATCGAAACGTATTACGTGCGAGTGCGCGGCATGGTGCAGGGCGTCGGCTTTCGCCACGCGACCGTGCGCCAGGCACACGCGCTGGGTATCAAGGGATGGGTTGCGAATCTCGACGACGGATCAGTCGAAGCGATGCTGCAGGGACCGGCCAATCAGATCGACCGGATGCTGTCGTGGCTGCGTCACGGGCCGCCGGCGGCGCGCGTGACCGACGTGAGCGGCGAGGAGCGTCTGTCGGATAAGCGCTACGAACGTTTTGAGCAGCATTGA
- the egtD gene encoding L-histidine N(alpha)-methyltransferase, translated as MTQPALSLGNSPSELRRAFAADVRAGLTHAPQKELPSKYLYDEVGSALFEVITVLPEYGVTRAEEHLLTKHAADIVGHLPHDVTVAELGSGSGRKTRRILEALCKKRPTSYCPIEISRSALQLCRRELGDIERISIVGYERDYLAGLAEVSRHRAQGDRLLVLFLGSTIGNFGRLAATRFLRDIRNMLAPGDALLLGTDLIKPTPVLIAAYDDAVGVTASFNLNLLARINRELDGDFPLDAFEHVARFNPDARSIEMHLRAKRDLTAHVRAAQLTVSLKEGETIWTESSHKYRAEELPAIADDAGFVCSHQWIEDEWGFAESLLVAQ; from the coding sequence ATGACCCAGCCAGCCCTATCGCTTGGCAACTCGCCTTCCGAACTACGCCGAGCCTTCGCGGCCGACGTGCGCGCGGGCCTTACCCACGCGCCGCAAAAAGAACTGCCGTCGAAGTATCTGTACGATGAAGTCGGCTCCGCGCTTTTTGAAGTGATTACCGTATTGCCCGAATACGGCGTGACGCGCGCCGAGGAACACCTGCTTACGAAGCACGCAGCGGACATCGTCGGACATTTGCCGCATGACGTGACCGTCGCCGAACTCGGCAGCGGCAGCGGCCGCAAAACACGCCGCATTCTCGAAGCACTGTGTAAAAAACGCCCCACTTCTTACTGCCCGATTGAAATTTCGCGCAGTGCATTGCAGTTGTGCCGGCGTGAACTCGGCGACATCGAGCGGATTTCGATCGTCGGTTACGAGCGCGATTACCTGGCCGGTCTCGCCGAAGTGAGCCGGCATCGCGCGCAAGGCGACCGGCTGCTCGTGCTGTTTCTCGGCAGCACGATCGGTAACTTCGGCAGGCTCGCGGCCACGCGTTTTCTGCGCGATATCCGCAACATGCTCGCGCCCGGCGACGCGTTGCTACTCGGCACCGATCTGATCAAGCCGACGCCGGTGCTGATCGCCGCGTACGACGATGCGGTCGGCGTAACGGCTTCGTTCAATCTGAATCTGCTCGCGCGCATCAATCGCGAACTCGATGGCGACTTTCCGCTCGACGCGTTCGAGCACGTCGCGCGCTTCAACCCGGACGCGCGCAGCATCGAGATGCATTTGCGCGCGAAGCGTGATCTGACCGCGCACGTGCGCGCGGCGCAGTTGACGGTGTCGCTGAAGGAAGGCGAAACGATCTGGACCGAGAGCAGCCACAAGTACCGCGCGGAAGAATTGCCCGCGATTGCCGACGATGCCGGCTTCGTGTGCAGCCATCAATGGATCGAGGACGAGTGGGGCTTCGCGGAGAGTTTGCTGGTGGCGCAGTAG